In the genome of Populus nigra chromosome 19, ddPopNigr1.1, whole genome shotgun sequence, the window GTATTTTGCGAGAAAAGTTACAGTCATTTCCTTaaatattgtaactgtaatttttaaccagctcaatattaaaaactaaaataaaaaaagataatttatgagaaaatcataaaaaaaaaccatgcagagaaacactgtagcaatcaataatgttttttttaaaaattacaaaactaaattctcaatcagcttaatataaaaaaaatcgacaaatataattttaataaaataaaataaaataggaaaattatgtggaaaaacactgtagcaatctatagtattttaaaagaaaaaaattacaaagcgaaatttttaaccaactcaatatttaaaaagtaaaatcaacaaagataatttttttaaaaaataaataaataaaaaagaaaaaaaggaaagttggaaaaagaaaaggaaagcaattttggaaaaaaaatgaaaaaaatagaggaaaagttggggaaaaaaaagaaaaaatacaaaaaaaaaaagaaaaaaacacttgaaacaGTAATCCACACTGATTTATGTGTGAGGAACAATTCCCCCACAACATTTAGATATTGTTATAATATCATCACAATCATTTCAAATTAAAGGTAAGGGATATTACCTAAAAGCAAGTCAAGTTTAGTATTTTTACCACAAGAAACAATAGTAGTATTATTAACAATACTCTAAACGAATTGAAAAAAGTATTGTGGCTTTCCTCgtgctttttattttaatattttaatatttttatttgtttttttatatgtattttttttcatgattgactttttttaaaaaaaaaattacatgttttttttcttttctcgtgattgacttcttttttaaaaaaacaaatttttatgtttttttcaaaattatttttgctgatttttttctaatattaaactggttaagaatttagctctatcattttaaaaaaattataaattactacaatgtttccctacatgattttgttctttctttttatgattttttttccaaaatggttctttttgttttttttcttcatattgagctggttgagaatttagttttgtagtttttttatataaaaaacattatagattaCTACAGTATTTCTCccgtatggttttttttttgatacaATATttctccacatgtttttttttaaattatctttattgaatttatttttttacgattgagttggttgagaattttagtttttttcatattgagttgattgataatttagctttgtagtttttttcttgaaaaaaaaacatcgtgGATTACTCCTATGTTTCcccaaatgattttttcttgctatagtgtttcctcatattttttattgattttttctccaaaattatctttatcaattttttttttaatgtgctagttgaaaatttagttttgtagtttttttctttaaaacatcgTTGCTTGTTAAAATGTTtcccaacatgatttttttatgttataatgttttttttcaaaattatttttatcaattttattgtttttagtactgagttggttgaaaattacaaaagttttctcatgaaacactatagattgctgcAGTGTTTTtctgcatagtttttttttccttttgttttttatgattttttttctaaaattatctttattgattttatttttttaatattgagttggttgagaattacaattgtatattttatcacaaaacactatagattgttTCAGTGTTTTCCtgcatgattgttttttaaattatctttgtctattttatttttttaatattaatccggttaagaatttagttttataatttaatttttcttgaaaatattataaattgaaataatgtttttctaaataattttttaaaatattttttttataaatcaataacAACACATAAATACACTATAAACCCGCGGCAGCAACTagtatatatacaaaacataACTGAACGGATTGACTAAAATACTCGAGAAATTAAAGCAAATACAATGAATacagatttgataaaaaaagaaaagaaatcgaATTCAAGGAGTCAGCAGTCATGTGAGATGCCACCCCTTCAGCACACCAAACTCCTCGAGAATGGTAAATAAAGGTCGTAAGAGGAAGGAAAAGGTCAGGTCCAGATTGCATGCCCAAACCCAATTGTCGTTCACTCACTCCATTTCCTCCGCTCCTTTCCTGACATAAATCAAGACGCCGGTGGCTCACATCCGTCGTTCCCCTTTCCTTTCCTAGTACTTGTAGTGTATTACAAAACTAGGTTAGAGTAATCATATTAATAAACTCAAACACAGAGCCAGAAGAAGAGAGCCTCCCTTTCAAACCCCACCATAGAAGacctcaacaacaacaaaaatcccTTCTTTCAAGCCTTTCACTCCTTAACCACTAGAGGAGACTCCCTCTAAACACTAATCTGCTCCCTCCCCAAGATCGCAAgccaatctttttatttatactaaaacgaaaaaaaaacagagcaataAAAAGCAAAGCAGATTAGTGGCACACTCGCAAGCCAATCTCCAATGGAGGAGTGCATGAGAAAGCTAGCCCTATGGCACACTCGAACATTCAATCCCGTTATGACTCACGAAGAGCTTGAGCCCATCATGATCACCATGGGCTTCGTGGGCCTCCCCCCTTCCTCCCCCTCCGCGTCTTCCTCGTGGAAGGTGTACGCATACATGGCTAAGCCGCCTAATTACAAGTACCACTACGACCACGCGGAGGAGCAGTCTGTAGCTCCGCTGCGGCCCAAGCTGCCTTACCCTAAGATAGATGGCCTCCACCTATACACTTACCAGGCTTTCATCGACGCCGTTAACTTCTACCTCGAGATGTCTGATATCTCCGACCTCTTCCACATTaggtaaaaatatcaatttatatctattcttaatttaatttgataggTAATTCTCAATATTTCTTTCTCCCccttttttattctattattcgATTTATGTATGCACAGCAGAACCGCACGCTTTCTttccatgtattttatttttttttcttttttctggtcAATGTCTACCATAATTACGTTCGGCATTGAGATTATACGGAGGCGCGTTGTTGCTGTGGTTCCCCTTTGGATTTCTCAGAGATTTTACTTGTCATGCGAAACAAATGGAATTTGATCAGTTAAATCACGCACCGACTGTTTGGTAGCTTTGCTATAATTCCCAGTGAAACTATAacggtgtgtgtgtgttttggattgtgttttattaaaatattttctttgcgTCAacacataatttaatattttcttaagtcaaatgtatttttaaattcctCTAAatcctttatttgtttttgtattttaaaaaagtttttaaaaagaattaaactttttgttttttatttttaaattaatattttttgatatttttatatcattttcaaaaataattttaaaaaaataaaaatattatttttatatatttttaattttcaaataaaaaatactttaaaacacaaaaacaacaaataaatttcagtacaagttttaaattattggtCTTGATAATAGCATGACATTGAACCAGCGTTGCTATAATAACAGGActccttgttttattttgtttgtacaGGGGGATGCCGCTTTATCGGAATGTGGACAGAAGTAGAAAGTGGCGTCGAATGGAGGACGACGAGAGTGTGTTTGTTTACAGAGAGGGGACTCTTGAGCAAACAACATACCATCTCTACCATGCCGACAAGTCGGGCAATGAAGATGATTCTGTGCTTATTCGTGTCAAGGGCAAGAATGCTCCTATCACTTGCATTGTCCCCCTGAAGGACATCATAGTAGCATGATTCCAATCACTGGTTGTTTTCAGTAGCATTCTTTGAAGTGACTCAACCCCTaaacttaattgttttgttcttcCGTTCACAACAAACTAGATGATCTTCTTTCCATTGTAAAAGTTCTATCCTTTCCTTGGCTCAGGACAGATCATTAGTCCATGAAAGAAGATGATCTCACATCCTTCCTTCtactgatttgtttttttacgtTCCCGTCCCCTACCATTTGAATTGTAACATGAGCCTTTCCAACTTCGTCTTCGGTCCAGCCTCCATCTGTGGGTTTGTTGTCCGTTCAGGGCCTCCTGCCCACGAAGTCTCACTTGAATGCTGGATCCTTCTTGTGGGGGCTCGTATCAATGTCTGCGATGCTCTAacttacaaaatctaaattcTGGCCCATTAACGATGTCCCCGGTCCCTCCCTCGAGAAAGAAAGGAGGACCAGTCCTATAGTAAGGCACCGGTCGGTCGTACAGGCACCTGCGTGCTCCTACTTCGTGGTGGTTCTCCATCTTTCGCCCGTAAAGCCACTAATCTCCAAATAGTTCATTGTTAGTCAATCAATCACGCTTCCCTTTCCCCTTTGGTTTCTTCTCAAAAGACGAGCCAAATTAAGTACATAACACCACACCAGATGTGTGCAAGAAAATAGCAGGAGGTCCAGACCCTACTTAAAGAACTCTTTGGATTCTTCTTTCTTATTCCAAGGCTTTCCGCTCTCCGTGTCTGCCACATCCACAAAGCATTTAACCCTTCACCCTCCAGATGCAATCCCTAAAACCCTTTTTTGAGTTCCCATTCCCAGCTCGAAAAACACTCGAAGAAAAGAAGGCATCACTTTTGTCCATACTAGAATAAAGCTACGCTTCGTCTCGGGCTTGCTGCATGCCCCCACATCTTGAACTAAGGTATCCATGGCTGGCTTTTTTGTCAAAGTTTCAAGTATCTACTATGGGGTGCCCATCTAACCAACAAAGCTAGCTTCATTTCAGCAAGGAGATTCAGGTCATTTCCCAGAGAAAAGGTGGCCTTTCTCTACACTCAAGGCCATAATTTCACAGGGTAGAAGAAAAGGGAGGgaacaagataaaagaaaagaacctCGTCAAGTACAAACCAGACTTCTCATAGTCGTTTTTATATCAAATGGGTGCTCTAAAAGCCATTCTTCTCTACTTGATTATACACCAAACATGGAAGATCACAGCTGATGATGAGGAATGGAAGTCTGCTACTGCAACATACGTTAAGGAGACAAGTGGATCCATCATTGTAGGTAATTTTCTGGCAACTGTTCCGACTAAATCTGAAACTTTCTGTTTCAACTCATAATGGTGCTTCATATTTCACAAAAGATTCAGTTTTGATTGCAAAGAGTAAACTACCATTGTTTAATGTTGCAGAAGGTGCTTGTGGGTATGGGGACCTTCACAGGGCCACCTATGGAAAATACAGTGCTGGACTAAGTAGCATGCTGTTCAACAGAGGGAGTACCTGTGGGGCTTGCTTCGAGGTCAGATGTGTAGACCACATCTTATGGTGCCTGCAGGGTAGCCCCTCCGTCATTCTCACTGCAACAGATTTCTGCCCTCCAAATTACGGGCTTTCATCGGATTATGGTGGCTGGTGTAATTTCCCCAAAGAACACTTTGAGATGTCAGAAGCGGCATTTGCTGAAATCGCAGAGAAAAATGCTGATGTTGTGCCAGTTCAACACAGAAGGTATCGCCAATCAATTTACAATTACTTGGTCACATGAGTCAAATGAGTATAGGCCTCTCTATTTCCTAACTCCTTGGCTGGGCGAACATTGTTTATGCCAATTTTTGTAGGGTGAAGTGTGATAGAAGGGGTGGGCTGAGATTCACAATGAGTGGAAATTTTCACTTTTATCAAGTACTCATCAGCAATGTGGGATTGGATGGTGAGGTGATTGCTGTGAAAGTGAAGGGATCAAGAACAGCATGGATACCTATGGCAAGAAACTGGGGACAAAACTGGCAATCCAATATCAACCTTATTGGACAGCCTCTATCTTTCGAGGTGATTACCAGCAGCAGAAGAACACTCACATCTTACAATGTTGCACCAGCAAACTGGCAATTTGGCCAGATATTTGAAGGCAAGCAATTCTAGTATGAGAGGCTTTTAGAGTCGGGCATAGGTTCACGCTTCCATTTGCTTTCTCCAAGCTATGCGAAGAAGTAGGTACTTGGTCAAACGGAGGTAAGAAAGTCGTAGAGGAAAGTTGGGAAAAATAGGAATACAAGGTCCCAGTTATCTCTCTTTACCTGCTTTTATTGAGTAGAAAGTTAACAACTCGTGAAATGTGTAATTACTGAAACGTTAAGGTTTATGTTCACTtcaaaagtcaaaagaaaaggttaagATATGTATCTCTTACCATGACTTCTCTACCAGGCAATCCTTGCTTTATGAACTAAGCTATGCTTTGAGATTTGCTACTTTGATTCTACAAGAATGATTATCAATTAAGCACAGCTGTGAAATTCAACAATGATGGAAGCTTTCTCATCAAATGCGACTGCTAGTATGTAATGCAGGGGAAATCAGAGAGAAACATTTGTTTCATGTCCAAAACTACAGAGGCCCAATATTGAAAACTGAGCTAAGTAAAGCATAACCAAAGAAGGTGAATTTATGCTGTTGCAAATATGACATGGCTAGAACAAGTTGCTGAACCCTTCTGAGCAAGTGAGCTACCAGCTAAATACATTTCCACCTTCAATCCATTTAGgagaaaatagaaatatatatgTGTCCACTGAATCGTGCTCTTCACATTTCCAGTTAGTTAAATGGTTTGTTTTTGTAAGGGTAATCATAGAAAAGGAGACTACATAgataacaaaagaaagaaaatcaaccaCATCAACTTTCATACTAAAGTAAAAGGAGAGTAAAGGAAATGGCTTGTTCTAGTTTCTACTGCATATATATTACAACTACAACAGGGCcgacaaaattaaacaaagcagcaaaagaaaaacacaagctATTGGTAATGAGAGAAGGGATGGATCATTAAGATATATTGAATGAAGAAACAATATACCATCTTGGCAGTTAGCATGGCAAAACTGGTGTTAGCAAAATGAAGTTGAACACGCATTCCATTCCAGGGTACTGTACTGCTGATGAATCAACCAGTTCAAAACCTGAATGTTTGATCTATCTCAACTTGCTATCTCTTCCTCCTCCGCCTCAAAATCGAGGGATTCACCATAAAACTTGTAAGCATCCTGCCTTACAACAACCGAAAGCTCGAATTCGCCAATCGACTCTAAACCATTCACAAGTAATTTAAACGTGGACCTATCAGGTTCACACCCTACTACAACAGACTTCATCCATTCATAGCACTCCATAACAAGTCCACCCAGCTTAAAACTGATCAGAGTTGCCAACAGTTGATTAAATTCATCTGTTTTAAACTGTAAATCACCTGTAATTTCACTCTCCAGGTACCTAAAAAGAAGTTGAACCTCTTCAATGAATCCATTGCTAGCCATTACTTGAATCATCTCATTATACAACAACACCTTTGGCTTGTACCAGTGCTCCACTCGAATATCCTCAAAaacctgaaataaaataaataaaataaaatcaggatataattatattgtaaataaaactaataattgtGATACTTGACCTTGAGAGCCAAGAGGCAGTGGTTCTGGCGGAGGAGTTCGCGAAGAACTGCAGTCATGTCGAACTTCAACAATCGGCTGAATTTAGAACGGAAGACTTGGTCAAGCAGTGACTTGTCGTTGTTGTAAGCTAGTTTTAAGGCTTGTATTGTTTGGATGGCTTCGATGCTGAGGTTTCTACCTTTCTGGAGCGGCTTTCGATTTAGGCTTCTAACACTAGCAGCAGCTCTTATTGTTCTATTCATTGGACGAAGAATTGTTTGTGTTGTTGTTGGTGTCCATGGGTTTTTAAGGAAATGGAAGCTACTAATAGTTTGTGTCGTCGTCGCCATCGCCGTCTTTCGAGTTaatcctcttcctcttcctgcacgaagatgatgatgatgagagtAATTATTCGCTACTCCATCGGAATTGTGTATGAATGCTGCTAGTATTTCTAGATTGAACGTCGTCGTTTCGGCttcacttctttcttttctcttcttttttgagAATGGTGAGGGGGtgcctaaaatattttaaaagtaatctttaaagataagaaatattgaattttattcgaaaaatccaaaacaacatagaataaaataaatgtttaagaCTACTCAAGTTATACTAGTTATTTGATATagggttttatattttttaataaaaataaataaatatttttttaacatgttttttaatataaaaaaattataagcgtaaataaaaaattttatgcatgcatttaattaaataaatcaataagtATTCATGtcaattgatgaaaaaattaactataactaaaggcaaaactaaataaatcaagagatggatttaaatcaaaatatttgatttcacGATACAGAAAATTTACCTGattatatttaatgatattatttattaaaattaatttttatttaattatatgataataaaaataaataaacactttaaattaattgaataaaataaaaaaaatattatggaagATTACacatactaaaaatattattcaaagataaatatttttatttttaaaaataaattttatttatataaaacataaaaaaaatgaattataataatcgattcaagaaaataattatatatatataataattaaaaaataataactattaGAAAGATGCTGGATGaacaatctataaaaaaaatagagagaggatgagtattgatttaaatagaaaataaaaaaatcattttaaaaaaatacatattaaaaaatatacataaaaaataaaataaaataaatcaagttttgaCAGGGCTAGCAAATCGGGCTAGCATGTTTGACTAATTTAGAAAGTGTAACCGCACTGATCTATAAAGATATGTCCATTTAAGaggccatttgttttttttttaccttgtaaTGTTGTCTGCTCTATaaagaatttgaaagaaaaataatgttagGTGACGCCTCGCTAGCTTTTCCctgtattttgtttatgatagcaaggttgtcaattccgtttcggtaggtgtttcgttttttcaattggaacggaatgtttcagtttcggagtgtttcggcgtgccgtttcggggttgtactgttcatatatatatatatatatatatatatatatatattcaacaaacataattcaaattcaagataaattaattaatgccaaacaaatataatttcaaaatttaaaatatttctaaatagtcaagaataaatagatctttaacttaaagtaattcaacttaaacaaaatatcaaaatattatgaaagtaaaatgttttaacacaaatattttaaatataaagttaggtcaatgttattaaggctaatgaaatctaaagcatcccttgttttgctcaaattcctacaaagtataaacatgaaaaaaacaacatgaatataaaccatatatattagtgataaatctaattttaaaaaattaatatcattgttaaagaaaatagtaataataattttcaatgttattattaatatcattgttatagaaaatagtaataaaaaagagatttttataattgggtggtttaattaattaaattgaataaggttcaatttgattcaatgacttttcaagagcggaacggaacatgtggaatggaaccggaacgtttcgggcggaatttagccgaaaaatccggaacggaccgagatttaaaatgagatgaaatttgttccgttttgttccgttttttgaattggtatggaatgtttcggccattccggacggaacggaacggaattgacaaccttgtaTGATAGTGGTCGAAAAATCAAGGTCGGtgattttttaacatggaacattttaattcattttttacactaaatatttgtaaaaataccCTAAACatcttgataaaattttatataagtttaaaCAGCCCATAAATCCACCaaataaaccaaaatcaacccagaacaaaaaaaatttatcgagCTCATAAATGTTATATCATGCAGGGTGTGAGGCAaagaacacataaaaaatttattattaaataaaattcattaacattaaaattaacattttcatAGTTGAAATTAGCATCAATTAAGACTTTCTCTCTCAATCATTAGAATTCGATTGTTTTCTCATTCTCTTtcaaatcatgaaataaaaagagaagttgttgacaaaaacaagattttcaaaaataaaatgactgaaagtttataatatcaaaagcaTGAATACTAAGGTGCTTTTTTTTACCGAACTTTGAATCCATTACTTatatttccatgttttttttactttgatttttttgttatttctcaataaatttaaagtaattaTCCTTTAATTTAACCACAAGATTGTGAAcccataagattttttttttgagaattaaaatgaaaataaaataaaattagtccTATGTAAAATGAGAGGCTATGATACAATTCTCTATAGTAATTCACAATTACTTTTAgagttttatataattataacttTATTTCATAATATGAATTTCtggtatattaaatattatattatattttaaaagacataggaaaaatactatatatttattatagacATAGACTTATTGCATTATTGACAACATTGTAGTGTTAAAGGGCATtgcctttgttattttttaggtatAAAATGTTATTACAATCTAGTTTGGCAACCAAATCCAATAGCATTTAGGCCTAACTCAATACCTTTTGATCCTGATGATAACATGACTCAATgttaagagaaaagaaattcaactcaacctaattttaaataaaaaaaaattatcattatctaacttttatacaatataaaaaatttcattgattcaaattttctttttcatatataaaaaagaagaagaaataactGAGGGTAAAAGTGGTACATAAAAAATAGctgagggtaatttttttttatctcctacAAATTTTTAAGTAACGGTTGTTTTAGCATATGTTAATAACagatgttaataataataataataataataaaaatatcgttattctaaaaacaaattaataataacaagaaaaaagaaatagctGAGGGTAAAAGTGGTACATAAGCAGCCGGAAGGAGATGTCCTCTCTGTTATCTCGTGTTCCGTGGATCATCaatccatcatcatcatcaggaCTAAAAAGTAATGGCGAATAGTATAATAGCAGGGACGCCATGGATAAGAATCAGGGTTATCCCTGAAATTTCGTTTCCCATTCTACGTTCTTCATCCTCCCTTTACAACCACAAAGTCTCTTGCCTTTTTCCAACTAGAAGACGATTTTCAGTCTCTGCCATTGCTAGTACTGAAAAAGAACAGGTTAGAGTCCGTTTTGCTCCCTCGCCTACTGGAAACCTCCATGTTGGTGGTGCTAGAACTGCTCTCTTTAATTATCTCTTCGCTAGGTGATTTggcttccttctctctctctttttttaatttaatttaattatttgtttgtttgcaaGTTGAGTAGATGAAATGGGTTATCactcttttttttggttttaggtCTAAAGGCGGGAAATTTGTGTTGAGGATTGAGGATACTGACTTGGAGAGGTCGACTAAAGAATCCGAGGAGGCAGTGCTTCGGGATCTTTCCTGGCTTGGTCTTGACTGGGATGAAGGTAATTGATGCAATTATACCTGTaactgtggttttttttttctttcaaatgaaTCTCATCTGCCTAAGCATCCATGTTTTAATTGGTAGTCTTACGTTGCcacttgtgtttttctttttcattctatGGCACCTGTCAATTGTGGAACATCTAATTAAATTCTCAGAACTCTTATCCTGTAATTGTTTCATAGGTCCTGGGGTTGGTGGAGACTATGGTCCATATCGGCAATCAGAGAGGAATTCTCTCTATAAGCATCATGCTGAGAAGCTTGTAGAATCTGGTCATGTTTATCGCTGCTTCTGCTCTAATGAGGTAGCTATTGTTCCTTATCTGTGAGAATCTGTATTTTGTATTGCTTTTCTCCTTGTCAATGCTTATCTAGTCTCGAGTATTACTATTTGCTCATAAAATGGAGCATGGAATGGAAAGATCTCATGTaataaactttaataaaaaaagttagagaTCTGATGCAATTAAGTCTCGTCTGATCTGTTCTTGGGATggtgattaaaaaatagtaaggcCAAAGACAAAAAGCTATGATCTTTTGATGATTTGACACAATATTTGCTCAACTAATAGATTTGTGCTATAATTTCTCGCCAGGAACTTGAGCAAATGAAGGAGATTGCAAAATTGAAGCAACTGCCTCCAGTATACACAGGAAAGTGGGCTAATGCAATGGATGATGAAGTACAGGAAGAGCTGGCAAAGGGAACTCCATACACGTATAGATTTCGTGTCCCTAAGGAAGGGCGTTTGACAATTAATGATCTTATTCGGGGCGAGGTAAGTTTAATCAATCTTCTATTTTGATGTTCTTACCATTGCCATCTAATATAAGCCATCTAATTTATATGTGTACTTGAGAATGATTATAATTGCATTTTTGTGTCTACATGACTTAGCAATAAAGAGAAAGGGGTGGAAGGTTCAGGTTACCGCTCGAGTTTTTATTGCTGGATTGACAAATTGGGCATGCCTAGCATCATTCAAGATTGccaattcctttttttaatgaaattct includes:
- the LOC133680628 gene encoding uncharacterized protein LOC133680628; the protein is MEECMRKLALWHTRTFNPVMTHEELEPIMITMGFVGLPPSSPSASSSWKVYAYMAKPPNYKYHYDHAEEQSVAPLRPKLPYPKIDGLHLYTYQAFIDAVNFYLEMSDISDLFHIRGMPLYRNVDRSRKWRRMEDDESVFVYREGTLEQTTYHLYHADKSGNEDDSVLIRVKGKNAPITCIVPLKDIIVA
- the LOC133680626 gene encoding expansin-A20-like, giving the protein MGALKAILLYLIIHQTWKITADDEEWKSATATYVKETSGSIIVEGACGYGDLHRATYGKYSAGLSSMLFNRGSTCGACFEVRCVDHILWCLQGSPSVILTATDFCPPNYGLSSDYGGWCNFPKEHFEMSEAAFAEIAEKNADVVPVQHRRVKCDRRGGLRFTMSGNFHFYQVLISNVGLDGEVIAVKVKGSRTAWIPMARNWGQNWQSNINLIGQPLSFEVITSSRRTLTSYNVAPANWQFGQIFEGKQF
- the LOC133680627 gene encoding protein THYLAKOID ASSEMBLY 8, chloroplastic-like, whose protein sequence is MATTTQTISSFHFLKNPWTPTTTQTILRPMNRTIRAAASVRSLNRKPLQKGRNLSIEAIQTIQALKLAYNNDKSLLDQVFRSKFSRLLKFDMTAVLRELLRQNHCLLALKVFEDIRVEHWYKPKVLLYNEMIQVMASNGFIEEVQLLFRYLESEITGDLQFKTDEFNQLLATLISFKLGGLVMECYEWMKSVVVGCEPDRSTFKLLVNGLESIGEFELSVVVRQDAYKFYGESLDFEAEEEEIAS